The proteins below come from a single Drosophila kikkawai strain 14028-0561.14 chromosome 3R, DkikHiC1v2, whole genome shotgun sequence genomic window:
- the LOC108073205 gene encoding metaxin-1 homolog isoform X1 produces MEMTLGATLHVYKGEWGLPSIDFECLRALCLLRFTRCPMDVQTSSNPLRSGAGKLPYLQIGNQKYPGYRQIKRVLDLEGYPIDAHLSTKQKHLSSAYANWVFTNLHAYYHYFLYGEPHNFDSTTRGLYAKRTPFPFNFYYPSSYQREACDVVQVMAGFDVNDKMDKHEGDYLVVNAKKCVNLLSRKLGRKVWFFGDTYSEFDAIVYSYLAIIFKITLPNNPLQNHIKGCQNLVNFINRITKDIFRDEGYSSTKLTKTPSGAGESLTQSEHKFLESEFNTKVIAGVGAVLAMGAFAAWRGIYNQLTARSSTDYDGIDYDDDDLEEGLD; encoded by the exons ATGGAGATGACACTGGGGGCCACGCTGCATGTGTACAAAGGGGAATGGGGGCTGCCGTCCATTGATTTTGAATGTTTACGTGCTTTG TGCCTCCTGCGATTCACCCGTTGTCCGATGGACGTGCAGACGAGCTCCAATCCGTTGCGCTCCGGGGCCGGAAAGCTTCCTTACTTGCAGATTGGCAACCAGAAGTACCCGGGCTACAGGCAAATAAAGCGCGTGCTGGATCTCGAG GGTTACCCGATTGATGCGCATTTAAGCACCAAACAAAAGCATTTGTCCAGCGCCTACGCCAACTGGGTGTTCACCAATCTGCATGCCTACTACCACTACTTCCTGTACGGCGAGCCTCACAATTTCGACTCGACCACGCGCGGCCTGTACGCCAAAAGAACACCATTCCCCTTCAACTTTTACTACCCGTCATCCTACCAGCGCGAAGCCTGCGACGTGGTCCAGGTTATGGCAGGCTTTGATGTCAACGACAAGATGGACAAGCACGAAGGAGACTAT CTCGTTGTCAATGCCAAGAAGTGCGTTAATCTGCTCTCCCGTAAGCTTGGTCGCAAAGTCTGGTTCTTCGGCGACACTTACAGCGAGTTCGATGCCATTGTATATAGCTACCTAGCCATAATCTTCAAGATCACACTGCCCAACAATCCACTCCAGAACCACATAAAGGGCTGCCAAAACCTCGTCAACTTCATTAATCGCATCACCAAGGATATATTCCGAGACGAAGGCTACAGCTCCACGAAGCTCACAAAAACTCCGAGTGGAGCGGGCGAGAGTCTGACGCAGTCGGAGCACAAGTTCCTTGAGTCGGAGTTCAACACCAAAGTCATTGCCGGCGTTGGGGCAGTGCTGGCCATGGGAGCATTCGCCGCATGGCGTGGAATTTACAACCAG CTAACAGCACGCTCCTCGACGGACTACGATGGCATAGACTATGATGACGATGATCTGGAGGAAGGCCTCGATTAA
- the LOC108073205 gene encoding metaxin-1 homolog isoform X2: MEMTLGATLHVYKGEWGLPSIDFECLRALCLLRFTRCPMDVQTSSNPLRSGAGKLPYLQIGNQKYPGYRQIKRVLDLEGYPIDAHLSTKQKHLSSAYANWVFTNLHAYYHYFLYGEPHNFDSTTRGLYAKRTPFPFNFYYPSSYQREACDVVQVMAGFDVNDKMDKHEGDYLVVNAKKCVNLLSRKLGRKVWFFGDTYSEFDAIVYSYLAIIFKITLPNNPLQNHIKGCQNLVNFINRITKDIFRDEGYSSTKLTKTPSGAGESLTQSEHKFLESEFNTKVIAGVGAVLAMGAFAAWRGIYNQLWFKVFIWLQTVW, encoded by the exons ATGGAGATGACACTGGGGGCCACGCTGCATGTGTACAAAGGGGAATGGGGGCTGCCGTCCATTGATTTTGAATGTTTACGTGCTTTG TGCCTCCTGCGATTCACCCGTTGTCCGATGGACGTGCAGACGAGCTCCAATCCGTTGCGCTCCGGGGCCGGAAAGCTTCCTTACTTGCAGATTGGCAACCAGAAGTACCCGGGCTACAGGCAAATAAAGCGCGTGCTGGATCTCGAG GGTTACCCGATTGATGCGCATTTAAGCACCAAACAAAAGCATTTGTCCAGCGCCTACGCCAACTGGGTGTTCACCAATCTGCATGCCTACTACCACTACTTCCTGTACGGCGAGCCTCACAATTTCGACTCGACCACGCGCGGCCTGTACGCCAAAAGAACACCATTCCCCTTCAACTTTTACTACCCGTCATCCTACCAGCGCGAAGCCTGCGACGTGGTCCAGGTTATGGCAGGCTTTGATGTCAACGACAAGATGGACAAGCACGAAGGAGACTAT CTCGTTGTCAATGCCAAGAAGTGCGTTAATCTGCTCTCCCGTAAGCTTGGTCGCAAAGTCTGGTTCTTCGGCGACACTTACAGCGAGTTCGATGCCATTGTATATAGCTACCTAGCCATAATCTTCAAGATCACACTGCCCAACAATCCACTCCAGAACCACATAAAGGGCTGCCAAAACCTCGTCAACTTCATTAATCGCATCACCAAGGATATATTCCGAGACGAAGGCTACAGCTCCACGAAGCTCACAAAAACTCCGAGTGGAGCGGGCGAGAGTCTGACGCAGTCGGAGCACAAGTTCCTTGAGTCGGAGTTCAACACCAAAGTCATTGCCGGCGTTGGGGCAGTGCTGGCCATGGGAGCATTCGCCGCATGGCGTGGAATTTACAACCAG CTTTGGTTCAAGGTCTTCATTTGGCTCCAGACAGTCTGGTAG
- the Vps45 gene encoding vacuolar protein sorting-associated protein 45, whose protein sequence is MNLISGIKLYIDKMCTESGPGMKIILLDKETTSIISMAFSQSDMLQREVYLFERLDSGRSNERLKYLKCIVFIRPTKQNIQLLANELRNPKYSAYYIYFSNIIPRTDIKYLAECDESESVREVKELYADYLCVNPNLFSLNIPNCMANLNWLPDALTHSMQGITAVLLSLKLNPVIRYRAGSQAAQLLAKLIYEQITKESSLFDFRSNIDGSAPPLLLILDRRDDPVTPLLHQWTYQAMVHELLQINNNRVDLSNRPNVPKDFKELVLSGDQDDFYGNNMYANYGEIGSTIKQLMEEFQRKANDHKKVESIADMKNFIESYPQFKKMSGTVQKHLCVIGELSALSNKRNLFEVSELEQEMACKAEHSAQLQRIKKLIADERVSVEDALKLVALYALRYERHANCDTSGLLQIIKTRGGRAAVVPALIEYAGTHVRQGDLFNMVRITDAVKLTRNLIKGLKGVENVFTQHTPLLKESLEDVFKGRELDPLYPAINSELVPFRRPPQEVVVFIIGGATYEEALAVHQLNNAGYRVILGGTTIHNSQTFIGEVLAATNGIQFKHTKSMIKYCSTDNI, encoded by the exons ATGAACCTAATAAGTGGTATAAAGCTGTACATCGATAAGATGTGCACCGAATCGGGGCCGGGCATGAAAATCATCCTGCTTGACAAGGAGACG ACGAGTATTATTTCGATGGCCTTTAGCCAGTCGGACATGCTGCAAAGGGAGGTGTACCTGTTCGAGCGACTGGATTCCGGAAGGTCCAACGAGCGGCTAAAGTACCTAAAGTGCATCGTCTTCATCCGGCCCACCAAGCAAAACATCCAGTTGCTGGCCAACGAACTTCGGAATCCCAAATACAGTGCCTACTACATAT ATTTTAGCAACATAATACCCCGAACGGACATCAAATACTTGGCGGAGTGCGACGAGTCCGAGTCGGTGCGGGAGGTGAAGGAACTGTATGCGGACTACCTGTGCGTCAACCCCAATCTGTTCTCCCTCAACATACCGAATTGCATGGCTAACCTTAACTGGCTGCCGGATGCCCTGACCCACAGCATGCAAGGCATCACTGCGGTGCTACTTTCCCTTAAGCTGAACCCCGTGATCCGGTACCGGGCCGGCTCCCAAGCCGcccagctgctggccaagctGATCTACGAGCAGATCACCAAGGAATCAAGCTTGTTCGACTTTCGTTCAAATATCGATGGCTCGGCCCCTCCATTGCTACTTATACTAGATCGAAGGGACGACCCCGTGACGCCTCTTTTGCATCAGTGGACCTATCAAGCGATGGTTCATGAGTTGCTGCAGATCAATAACAACCGCGTGGACCTCTCCAATCGACCCAACGTGCCCAAGGACTTTAAGGAGCTGGTTTTATCCGGAGACCAGGATGATTTCTATGGGAACAACATGTACGCCAACTACGGTGAGATCGGCTCCACCATCAAGCAACTGATGGAGGAGTTCCAGCGCAAGGCAAACGACCACAAGAAGGTGGAGAGCATAGCGGACATGAAGAACTTCATCGAGTCGTATCCGCAGTTTAAGAAAATGTCTGGAACGGTGCAGAAGCATCTGTGCGTCATCGGAGAACTTTCCGCGCTTAGCAATAAGCGCAATTTGTTCGAGGTTTccgagctggagcaggagatggCCTGCAAAGCGGAGCACTCGGCCCAGCTGCAGCGAATAAAGAAGCTAATCGCAGACGAGAGGGTCTCTGTGGAGGATGCCCTCAAGCTGGTGGCTCTCTATGCGCTGAGGTACGAACGGCATGCCAACTGCGACACATCTGGACTGCTGCAAATAATCAAGACGCGTGGAGGAAGAGCTGCAGTGGTGCCCGCTCTGATCGAGTATGCTGGTACTCATGTCAGGCAGGGGGATCTCTTCAACATGGTGCGGATTACAGACGCCGTAAAGCTGACGCGCAACCTGATCAAGGGCCTCAAGGGCGTGGAGAATGTCTTCACCCAGCACACTCCGCTGCTGAAGGAATCCCTCGAGGATGTTTTCAAGGGTCGCGAACTGGATCCCCTCTATCCGGCCATCAATTCCGAGCTCGTGCCATTCCGAAGACCACCGCAGGAGGTGGTGGTCTTCATCATTGGCGGCGCCACCTACGAGGAGGCCTTAGCCGTACATCAACTGAACAATGCCGGCTATAGGGTCATCCTAGGCGGCACCACTATCCATAATTCTCAGACCTTTATCGGCGAGGTTTTGGCCGCTACGAATGGCATCCAATTTAAGCATACCAAATCCATGATCAAGTATTGTTCCACTGATAATATCTAA
- the LOC108073163 gene encoding dynein regulatory complex protein 11 has translation MSSTYFNDIWHQAQHECELLSTIDYERQHQDVETTVATMNAAVGSVAADADAKALLQSSLYEFYLRYICLSNRLEDVYDNMIQPQKRQLVRKLLDACLGRVVELKHDLVNIDLMEFSYNDDVVERLRLTPMETELRIPRYFLRERQQELEFRKRTMQEILLKLGWLEEHELEETVTTEIEAIRMLQMHERARQGRLRAHFMKEIRILKEKGKSEERSEKERSDSGLLAAMKIQKMWRGHTARRITRRRKMEEMILIGMLPPPPAVVKERAEKLEKLQHNEKRYQAQALYGEQFEQRQRAVQEEIRTKHGASMKEDIADEIRAWVKDCYEKTGKLPDFPSEDQGGSLHIFSRPGTESEHSRSSARSSKESRKTKDKSKSPARSGDLNVNENQEEEVSFQPAPSVCLPDIRTEIDLFNDTWRDKDETGVLCQAAYEDMIYSDKYQEVELEFRRAVDDVMRQEIELLQTAVGKKVKKSSKKTRRSGKKSKKKKEKDLTPDRTTESLYEELVTNGIIRKYPELRLKQFLGDKALTARNGTNPSPGDVRQILTEYCILPLGSEAIHNCTPLIRSILLAGPKGSGKKALLYAICTEVGAVLFDLTPANIVGKYPGKSGLIMLIHLVLKVSRLLQPAVIYMGDAERPFMKKIPKTDRTDPKRLKKDLPKLIKNIAPEDRVIFVGTSNLPWEADQKLLQSVYNRFIYIPRPDYGAMSHAWKTLLHEYSGGISNLDTSAMAKISDGYTIGSIDACLKEVMTCKRKLQLRTQPLTNAELINVLCSRDPVYREEEEAFESWWSKTPLGRRRQRFLELEEERLIEEQAQAAKQGNGNKKKGQS, from the exons ATGTCCAGCACATATTTCAACGATATCTGGCACCAGGCCCAGCATGAGTGTGAGCTGCTGTCCACCATCGACTATGAGAGGCAGCACCAGGATGTGGAGACAACGGTGGCCACCATGAATGCCGCAGTGGGTTCTGTTGCCgccgatgccgatgccaaGGCTCTGTTGCAGTCCAGCTTGTACGAATTCTATCTACGTTATATCTGTCTGAGCAATCGCCTCGAGGATGTCTACGACAAT ATGATACAGCCGCAGAAACGGCAGTTGGTCCGGAAACTGCTGGACGCCTGTCTCGGCCGAGTGGTTGAGCTAAAGCACGACCTCGTCAACATTGATCTGATGGAGTTTAGCTACAATGACGATGTGGTGGAGCGTCTGCGCCTCACGCCCATGGAGACGGAGCTGCGGATTCCCCGCTACTTTCTCCGCGAGCGACAGCAGGAATTGGAGTTTCGGAAGCGAACCATGCAGGAAATTCTCTTGAAGCTGGGCTGGCTGGAGGAACATGAGCTGGAGGAGACCGTCACCACCGAGATCGAGGCCATTCGGATGCTCCAGATGCATGAGAGAGCACGTCAGGGTAGGTTGCGTGCCCACTTCATGAAGGAGATACGCATTCTCAAGGAGAAGGGCAAATCGGAAGAGCGCAGTGAGAAGGAGCGCAGTGACTCCGGTCTCTTGGCCGCCATGAAGATCCAGAAGATGTGGCGCGGCCATACGGCTCGTCGGATTACGCGTCGCCGCAAGATGGAGGAGATGATCCTGATCGGCATGCTGCCCCCGCCACCGGCGGTGGTCAAGGAGCGGGCCGAGAAGCTTGAAAAGCTGCAACACAACGAAAAGCGCTACCAGGCGCAGGCCCTCTATGGGGAGCAGTTCGAGCAGCGGCAACGGGCCGTGCAAGAGGAGATTAGGACGAAACACGGCGCCAGCATGAAGGAGGACATTGCCGATGAGATCCGTGCCTGGGTGAAGGACTGCTACGAGAAAACGGGCAAGCTTCCGGACTTTCCGTCCGAGGATCAGGGCGGTTCCCTGCATATCTTCAGTAGACCTGGCACGGAGAGCGAGCACAGCCGATCGTCGGCTCGCTCCTCCAAGGAGTCGCGTAAAACCAAGGACAAGTCCAAGTCGCCGGCTCGCAGTGGCGACCTGAACGTCAACGAAAACCAGGAGGAGGAAGTCAGCTTCCAGCCGGCGCCATCGGTTTGCTTGCCAGACATCAGGACGGAGATTGATCT CTTCAACGACACCTGGCGCGACAAGGACGAGACGGGCGTGCTATGCCAAGCGGCCTACGAGGACATGATCTACAGCGACAAGTACCAGGAGGTGGAGCTAGAGTTCCGTCGCGCCGTTGACGACGTGATGCGCCAGGAGATTGAGCTGCTGCAGACCGCCGTCGGTAAGAAGGTAAAGAAGAGCAGCAAGAAGACGCGACGCTCAGGCAAGAAgagcaagaagaagaaggagaaggatCTGACTCCAGACCGCACCACTGAGTCGCTGTACGAGGAACTGGTCACAAATGGCATCATTCGCAAGTATCCTGAGCTCAGACTCAAGCAGTTCTTGGGCGACAAGGCATTGACTGCGCGGAACGGCACGAATCCGTCGCCGGGCGACGTCCGCCAGATCCTTACGGAATACTGCATCCTACCGCTTGGCTCTGAGGCCATCCATAACTGCACTCCGTTGATTCGTTCCATTCTGCTGGCTGGTCCCAAGGGATCAGGAAAAAAAGCTCTGCTCTACGCTATTTGCACGGAGGTGGGAGCCGTCTTGTTTGACCTGACGCCGGCTAATATTGTGGGAAAGTATCCTGGAAAATCGGGTCTCATCATGCTTATCCATCTGGTGCTGAAGGTTTCCCGATTGCTCCAACCGGCTGTCATCTATATGGGCGACGCCGAGCGGCCGTTTATGAAGAAGATACCCAAGACGGACCGCACAGATCCCAAGCGCCTGAAAAAGGATCTGCCCAAGTTGATCAAGAACATTGCGCCCGAGGATCGGGTCATCTTCGTGGGCACCTCCAACCTACCCTGGGAGGCGGACCAGAAGCTACTGCAGTCTGTCTACAATCGGTTCATCTATATTCCACGTCCGGACTATGGGGCCATGTCGCATGCGTGGAAAACCTTGCTTCA CGAATATTCCGGCGGCATCTCCAATCTGGATACCAGCGCCATGGCCAAGATATCCGATGGTTACACCATTGGCTCGATCGACGCCTGCCTCAAGGAGGTGATGACCTGCAAGAGGAAGCTTCAGCTTCGCACCCAGCCGCTGACCAATGCCGAGCTTATCAATGTTCTGTG CTCTCGGGATCCCGTGTATCGGGAGGAGGAAGAAGCCTTCGAGTCCTGGTGGTCGAAGACCCCTCTGGGTCGCCGTCGTCAGCGGTTTCTGGAGTTGGAGGAGGAGCGTTTGATAGAGGAGCAGGCTCAGGCGGCCAAGCAGGGTAATGGTAACAAAAAGAAGGGCCAGAGCTAA
- the LOC108073206 gene encoding U6 snRNA phosphodiesterase 1: protein MALVDYGASSSSSSEDEGSSNTALTEILGTLKRPALPTAAALLGPKKPKPEEFVDDVVDDPALHGGRIRSFKHERGNWATYVYVPASACAEQLEEFQAEAIAHLDPEVKLQANESLHLSLSRTVVLQYHQIDEFSRSLQTALNSSTGFTATLQGLRIYTNEERTRTFVSAPLDAAFAEKMAAILQPIDQVMLDYRLQQFYNPASFHVSLLWCVGDEEELLNSKLKELQELLEDQDTLSLGVHEVHLKCGKKDFTYKLR from the exons ATGGCCCTCGTTGACTATGGCGCCAGCAGTTCCTCTTCCTCTGAAGACGAAGGCTCCTCCAACACAGCTCTCACTGAGATTCTAGGCACTCTTAAAAG ACCTGCCCTGCCCACAGCTGCCGCCCTCTTGGGTCCCAAGAAACCCAAGCCCGAGGAGTTCGTCGATGATGTCGTTGATGATCCAGCCTTGCATGGCGGGCGCATACGGTCTTTTAAGCACGAGCGTGGAAACTGGGCCACCTACGTCTATGTGCCGGCAAGTGCGTGTGCCGAGCAGTTGGAGGAGTTCCAGGCAGAAGCCATAGCGCATTTGGACCCTGAAGTTAAGCTGCAAGCCAATGAGTCACTGCATCTCAGTCTCAGTCGAACAGTGGTGCTGCAATACCATCAGATAGACGAGTTCTCGCGATCCTTGCAAACGGCACTCAACAGCTCCACGGG CTTTACTGCCACCTTGCAAGGCCTCCGTATCTACACGAACGAAGAGCGAACAAGGACTTTCGTCTCAGCTCCATTGGATGCCGCGTTTGCGGAGAAAATGGCTGCCATCCTGCAGCCCATCGACCAAGTTATGCTCGACTACCGGCTGCAACAGTTTTACAATCCCGCCTCCTTCCATGTGAGTCTCCTTTGGTGCGTGGGCGATGAGGAGGAACTGCTTAATAGCAAGCTCAAGGAGTTGCAGGAGTTGCTTGAGGACCAGGACACGCTTTCACTTGGTGTCCATGAAGTGCACTTGAAATGCGGCAAAAAGGATTTCACTTACAAACTAAGATAG
- the LOC108073208 gene encoding mitochondrial pyruvate carrier 2, with translation MSATPPSTPPKVPASAGKGLHSRAYNGLIGACDKFVPAKMRPLWMHPAGPKTIFFWAPLVKWSLVIAGLSDLTRPADTISPNGCLALGATNLIWTRYALVIIPKNYSLFAVNLFVSLTQLFQLGRAYNYRWEQSKLEKSAEQKPAAIKDSS, from the exons ATGTCTGCCACGCCTCCCTCAACGCCGCCCAAGGTCCCAGCTTCTGCCGGAAAAGGACTTCACTCGAGAGCCTATAATGGCCTGATTGGAGCCTGTGACAAATTCGTGCCCGCCAAGATGCGACCCTTGTGGATGCATCCAGCTG GTCCCAAGACTATATTCTTCTGGGCCCCGCTGGTTAAATGG AGTCTCGTTATCGCCGGTCTCAGTGACTTGACGCGTCCTGCGGACACGATTTCACCCAACGGATGTTTGGCACTGGGGGCAACGAACCTGATTTGGACACGCTATGCCCTGGTCATCATACCGAAGAACTACAGCCTATTTGCGGTTAATCTATTCGTGAGTCTGACGCAGCTCTTCCAACTGGGCCGTGCCTATAACTACAGGTGGGAGCAGTCCAAGTTGGAGAAGAGTGCCGAGCAGAAGCCAGCTGCCATTAAGGATAGTTCGTAA
- the LOC108073207 gene encoding mitochondrial pyruvate carrier 2, translating into MSSAAVQPPPPVPQPPPPPPASTAAASAGKGLHSKLYNGMIGAADKFVPAKLRPLWMHPAGPKTIFFWAPVFKWGLVVAGLSDLARPADSISVSGCAALAATGIIWSRYSLVIIPKNYSLFAVNLFVGITQVVQLARAYNYQQEQEKLKKEQEPKLVAQK; encoded by the exons ATGTCATCCGCCGCCGTTCAGCCCCCGCCACCTGTGCCCCAgcccccaccaccaccaccagcctCCACGGCGGCGGCCTCTGCAGGAAAGGGTCTCCACTCTAAGCTGTACAATGGGATGATTGGAGCGGCCGACAAATTTGTGCCCGCCAAGCTGCGCCCATTGTGGATGCATCCAGCTG GTCCCAAGACGATCTTCTTTTGGGCGCCCGTCTTCAAATGG GGCCTCGTAGTCGCCGGCCTCAGTGATCTGGCCCGTCCGGCCGATTCGATCTCCGTGTCCGGATGTGCCGCCCTGGCCGCCACTGGCATCATCTGGTCCCGCTACTCGCTGGTGATCATACCCAAAAATTACAGCCTGTTCGCCGTAAATCTCTTCGTGGGCATCACCCAGGTGGTGCAGCTGGCCAGGGCCTACAACTAccaacaggagcaggagaagctgAAGAAGGAACAGGAGCCCAAGCTGGTGGCTCAGAAGTAG
- the Kap-alpha3 gene encoding importin subunit alpha-4 — translation MTSLEQNRLQNFKNKGKDQDEMRRRRNEVTVELRKNKREETILKRRNVPNLDSNTDEDEQLPTSINLKKLAQAAADATKPEQQLAAVQAARKLLSSDKNPPINDLIHSDILPILVECLKQHNHTMLQFEAAWALTNIASGTSDQTNQVVAAGAVPLFLQLLNSPAPNVCEQAVWALGNIIGDGPLLRDFVIKHGVVQPLLSFIKPDIPISFLRNVTWVIVNLCRNKDPPPPAATIHEILPALNVLIHHTDTNILVDTVWAISYLTDGGNEQIQMVIESGVVPKLIPLLGNNEVKVQTAALRAVGNIVTGSDEQTQVVLNFDALSYFPALLSHPKEKIRKEAVWFLSNITAGNQSQVQAVINVGLLPKIIENLSKGEFQTQKEAAWAISNLTISGNREQVFTLIKEGVIPPFCDLLSCQDTQVINVVLDGLNNMLKVADSHVEAVANFIEECEGLAKIERLQSHENVEIYKLAYEIIDQYFTDEGEQTNMAPSSDGTQYNFDPNADKLPMNSFNF, via the exons ATGACGTCGTTGGAGCAGAATCGTTtacaaaactttaaaaacaaagGGAAGGACCAGGAT GAGATGCGCCGTCGCCGTAACGAGGTAACCGTCGAGCTGCGCAAAAACAAGCGCGAGGAAACCATCCTTAAGCGCCGCAACGTGCCCAATCTGGACTCGAACACAGACGAAGACGAGCAGCTGCCCACATCCATCAACCTAAAGAAGCTCGCCCAGGCAGCGGCTGATGCCACCAagccggagcagcagctggccGCCGTCCAGGCCGCCCGAAAACTACTCTCCTCGGACAAAAATCCACCCATCAACGATCTGATCCATAGCGACATTCTGCCCATCTTGGTGGAGTGCCTCAAGCAACACAATCACACAATGCTGCAGTTCGAGGCCGCATGGGCCCTGACCAACATTGCATCCGGCACCTCGGACCAGACCAATCAG GTCGTTGCCGCCGGCGCTGTGCCGCTCTTCCTTCAACTTCTCAACTCGCCCGCTCCCAACGTCTGTGAACAAGCCGTGTGGGCACTGGGAAATATCATCGGCGACGGACCCTTGTTGCGAGACTTTGTCATTAAGCACGGCGTGGTGCAGCCACTGCTTTCATTCATCAAACCGGACATCCCCATCTCATTCTTGCGGAATGTGACCTGGGTGATTGTGAATTTGTGCCGCAACAAGGATCCGCCACCACCGGCTGCTACCATCCATGAGATCCTGCCCGCACTCAACGTGCTCATACATCACACCGACACGAACATTCTGGTGGACACTGTTTGGGCGATCAGCTATCTGACCGACGGCGGTAACGAGCAGATCCAGATGGTCATCGAGAGCGGAGTTGTGCCTAAGCTGATACCGCTGTTGGGCAACAACGAGGTCAAGGTTCAGACCGCCGCCCTGCGCGCCGTGGGCAACATTGTGACCGGCTCCGATGAGCAGACACAGGTGGTGCTCAACTTCGATGCGCTCTCCTACTTCCCGGCCCTGCTCTCCCACCCCAAGGAGAAGATCCGCAAGGAGGCGGTCTGGTTCCTGTCCAACATCACCGCCGGCAACCAGTCACAGGTGCAGGCCGTCATAAACGTGGGTCTGCTGCCCAAGATCATCGAAAACTTGAGCAAGGGCGAGTTCCAGACACAGAAGGAGGCGGCCTGGGCCATTAGCAATCTTACCATCAGCGGCAACAGGGAACAGGTCTTCACCTTGATCAAAGAGGGCGTCATTCCGCCTTTCTGTGATCTCCTCTCGTGCCAGGACACGCAAGTTATCAAT GTCGTTCTTGATGGCCTTAACAATATGCTCAAAGTGGCCGATTCCCATGTGGAGGCGGTGGCCAACTTCATTGAAGAGTGCGAGGGTCTGGCCAAGATTGAGCGGCTGCAGAGCCACGAAAATGTTGAAATCTACAAACTAGCCTACGAAATCATCGATCAATACTTTACGGATGAG GGTGAGCAGACCAACATGGCACCCAGCTCCGACGGCACACAATACAACTTTGATCCGAATGCCGACAAACTACCAATGAACTCATTCAACTTTTAA